CTTCTTGATGGCCCGTATGGCAGTCGGCCCGTCCATGCGCGGCATCTGGCCGTCCATGAGAATTACATCGGGCCGCAGCTTCTCAGCTTTCTCCAGGGCATCCAGACCGTCCACAGCCTGGCCTACCACCTCGATATCCTTGTGCCCGTCAAAGATGCTCTTGAGCCCTTCGCGCACTACTTCATTGTCGTCTGTAATCAATACTTTTATCGGTTCTTCCATCTCTCACTCTTAATAAATTAATACGCACTCACTTTTATTCATAAGTGATACATAGGTAGTCTAACGTATTTACAGGCCTGTATAATCGGGATATGGGTTGGTTTTGCAGGCCGTCCAAAGGTGACTGCAAAACCAGTCGAAAGGTTGGGTGAAATCATACTAAAGTATGATCAGAGCTGAATTATTCCCCGCTTGAGCGCGGTTGTTACAGCCTCGGTGCGGGTGGTTACGTTCAATTTTTGGAATATGCTGGTCACGTGGGTTTTAACCGTGCTCTGCGTAATGGAGAGCTGATCGGCAATATCCTTGTTGGAAACGCCCTTGGCCATGAGGTCGAGAACCTCTATCTCCCTGTCGGACAGGGCGTCGACGCCCGTGCTTTTGCGGGACAGCTCCGAGGCCAGCTTATCCAGCACCTTGGTGGTAAAGACCGGCTGTATCAGGGATTCACCCTGCGAAACAGCCCGTATAGCCTTAAAAAGCTCATCGCGGGGTGCATCCTTCAGCAGGTAGCCCTTGGCCCCGGCCTTGATGGCGGCGAAAAGGTATTCGTCATCGGAATACGTGGTAAATACTATGAACTTGATCTCCGGATGATCCTGCTTGATCCTGATCATGGCCTCAACGCCGTCCAGCTCGGGCATGCGCAGATCCATTAAAACAATATCAGGAGACAGCTCCACCGCTCTCTGCACCGCCTCCAAACCGTTGGATGCCTGGCCGACGATGGCGAAATCCGGCTGCCGCACCAGGTTGCCTACGATACCATCCCTTACCACCTCGTGATCATCTACGACAAGTATCTTTATCTGCTCCACTCTTGCACCTCCTACGACAGAGGGATCGACACCCTGATAACGGTCCCCTCACCCTTACTGCTCTGCACTTCAAATTTTCCATTCTGACCCTGCGCCCTTTCCCTCATGCTGATCAATCCGAAGCCTCCCGCTTTCCCGATCTTGCCTTCAGGCCCCGGCTCAAAGCCTACGCCGTTATCCTTGACCGTCAGCGTGACTCCTTTGCCCTCAAAACTAAGCGAAACATCCACATGCGTCGCCTGTGCGTGTTTGGCCACATTGGCCAGCGCTTCCTGGCAGATACGGAATATGGCGGTCCCGGTATCAGGGGGTATCTCGCGCTTATCCCCGTACAGTGCGAAACCGGCCCCTATGCCGTTATCATGGCGGAACCTTTCCACCTCATGCTGAATGGCCTCATCCAGCTTGAGCTGTTCCAGCGCCTGCGGGCTTAAATTCCACACTGATCTGCGAGCCTCGGCCAGACTTTTGCGGGCCAGGCTGCGCGCCTGGTTCAGGTGTTTCTGTACATCTTCACTGGTGTCGCCCAGTGCCTGCTCGGTGGCTTCAAGCTGCAGGATAATGCCGGTGAATCCCTGGGCCAGCGTATCGTGTATCTCGCGGGCCATGCGATTGCGTTCCTCCGTGACGGCCATGGACTTCATTTCCTGATAAAGCCGCGCATTATCGATAGCCACAGCCAGCTGATCGGCCAGCGTCTGCGCTGTAAACACATCCGCCTCATCGAAACCGTCCACTTCAGTACTTTCGATATCCAGCACGCCCAGTACCCTGCCGCCCATACGCACGGGCACGGCCAGCTCGGACATTGTCTCACCCGTACCCTCCTGCTTCCTGTAGCCGGGCTCCAGCTTGAGGTCGCTGACCAGCACATATTCTCCGGTATGGGCAGCCTTGCCGATTATGCCCTCCTCGTCCATCTCCAGCGGCACGCCCACAGGTATCACATTTTTCTGTCCGCTGAAATGCAGGGTCTTGAGCATCAGTTTGCCCGAGCTCGGCTCAAACAGAAAGATATTGACGTTATGAAAATGAAAGGTCTGGCGCAGCAGATTGCCCACATATGCCAGCAGCTCATCCAGATTGACGATGGAGCTGATTTTGCGGCTGACCTCGTTAATGGTGCGGAGCTGCTCCGCCCTCTGTCTCTCCTTTTCGGTACGTTCGATAACCTTCTGCTCGAGGTTGGTATACGACTCGCTTAAAGCATTGGTCATCACGTTGAACTGTTCGGCCAGCACCTGCATTTCGTCCCCTGTATTAACGTTGAACTTGTAATTGAGTTCGCCGTTGGCGATATGTTCCGAGCCTTTAGTCAACGCCATAATAGGCCGCGTGATCGTCTCAGAAAGCAGGAATGAGACACCCGACACCACCACTACCATGGCCACAATTACGGCAATAAAGATCAACTCGGCTTCCCTGGCCTGTTTGTCGACCTGGTCGCTCATCTCATCCACGGCCGACGCGATCCTTGCCTTGGTCTCTTCAGCCGCCGAGGAGAACTCGTCCAGGTAAGTATTGGCAGCCACGATCAGGTCGGATGACTCGACCGGCACCGTGTACATATACTTGATTCTTTCCTCGGTATCGGTAGGTGCCTTGTATTTATAGTAACCCGAGGCATCCTCCCCCAGCAGGCTGCGCTCGAAAATAGACGAATAATACGATGGCTCCCCGCCAAGCTGGCGCAGGTTTGCCCCTACGATGCTGGGATTTGCGGCGAATATGACCTTTCCCGTCTTATCGTAGACCCTGGTATTCCCCATCCTGCCCACCTTCTGAACCGCGATGGTGCTCAACTCCTGATTTTGCGCAAGTGCGGTACGATCCAGATTGGGATGGAGCTGTAAATAGAAATATATCTCCTTTGCCACATCGGAAGCCTTCTGGTAAATGGTCCGCCTTCCCTGGTCCTCGAGCGCCGCAATGGAGACGGACATGACTGTTTCGCCCATAGAGACGCTATACTCCTTGGTCAGCGCACCCACCGAGCCGATATATCTCAGAGCCAGGGAACTGATAAATCCCACGGAGATCAGTGAAAGGGCCAGGAACGATATGAGAATCTTGTCACGGATGCCGAAACGGATCCTGATCTTCTCGATCCGGCTGACCACCTTGGCCTGCTTTTTTTCATCTGTGCTTTTCTTACCCAT
This genomic window from Dehalococcoidia bacterium contains:
- a CDS encoding histidine kinase produces the protein MGKKSTDEKKQAKVVSRIEKIRIRFGIRDKILISFLALSLISVGFISSLALRYIGSVGALTKEYSVSMGETVMSVSIAALEDQGRRTIYQKASDVAKEIYFYLQLHPNLDRTALAQNQELSTIAVQKVGRMGNTRVYDKTGKVIFAANPSIVGANLRQLGGEPSYYSSIFERSLLGEDASGYYKYKAPTDTEERIKYMYTVPVESSDLIVAANTYLDEFSSAAEETKARIASAVDEMSDQVDKQAREAELIFIAVIVAMVVVVSGVSFLLSETITRPIMALTKGSEHIANGELNYKFNVNTGDEMQVLAEQFNVMTNALSESYTNLEQKVIERTEKERQRAEQLRTINEVSRKISSIVNLDELLAYVGNLLRQTFHFHNVNIFLFEPSSGKLMLKTLHFSGQKNVIPVGVPLEMDEEGIIGKAAHTGEYVLVSDLKLEPGYRKQEGTGETMSELAVPVRMGGRVLGVLDIESTEVDGFDEADVFTAQTLADQLAVAIDNARLYQEMKSMAVTEERNRMAREIHDTLAQGFTGIILQLEATEQALGDTSEDVQKHLNQARSLARKSLAEARRSVWNLSPQALEQLKLDEAIQHEVERFRHDNGIGAGFALYGDKREIPPDTGTAIFRICQEALANVAKHAQATHVDVSLSFEGKGVTLTVKDNGVGFEPGPEGKIGKAGGFGLISMRERAQGQNGKFEVQSSKGEGTVIRVSIPLS
- a CDS encoding response regulator transcription factor, encoding MEEPIKVLITDDNEVVREGLKSIFDGHKDIEVVGQAVDGLDALEKAEKLRPDVILMDGQMPRMDGPTAIRAIKKIMPDVKILFLTVYGDYAGDALASGASWYLTKDCRRQDLLEAIRALAQSARLKAKSAG
- a CDS encoding response regulator transcription factor, translating into MEQIKILVVDDHEVVRDGIVGNLVRQPDFAIVGQASNGLEAVQRAVELSPDIVLMDLRMPELDGVEAMIRIKQDHPEIKFIVFTTYSDDEYLFAAIKAGAKGYLLKDAPRDELFKAIRAVSQGESLIQPVFTTKVLDKLASELSRKSTGVDALSDREIEVLDLMAKGVSNKDIADQLSITQSTVKTHVTSIFQKLNVTTRTEAVTTALKRGIIQL